A region from the Triticum urartu cultivar G1812 chromosome 1, Tu2.1, whole genome shotgun sequence genome encodes:
- the LOC125532467 gene encoding uncharacterized protein LOC125532467, whose protein sequence is MAEFWLMEHGLLSPERAKKAYDRKLKRQQQIKSGTPIKSPNSTTVTKHKPAESWKKPVPLVSSSSTARHNTDHSAAKAKRRVEYSSDDDHDDKEFVVKLKRPNFNSNSNSNSGGG, encoded by the exons ATGGCCGAATTCTG GTTAATGGAGCATGGGCTGTTATCTCCGGAGAGAGCCAAGAAAGCCTATGACAGAAAGCTCAAACGGCAGCAGCAGATCAAATCAGGGACCCCCATCAAGTCGCCAAATTCCACCACTGTCACCAAACACAAACCTGCAGAGAGCTGGAAGAAACCGGTACCACTGGTTTCTTCTTCTTCCACAGCGCGTCACAACACAGATCATTCCGCCGCCAAGGCCAAGAGAAGAGTTGAGTATAGCAGCGACGATGACCACGACGACAAAGAATTCGTTGTCAAGCTCAAGAGACCCAATTTCAACTCCAACTCCAATTCCAATTCCGGGGGTGGCTGA